The following are encoded together in the Poseidonibacter lekithochrous genome:
- a CDS encoding slipin family protein, with amino-acid sequence MMSLTFTLIYILGFILVLLVLSVRILREYERAVVFTLGRFTGVKGPGLIIIIPLIQQTVRIDLRTIVLDVPTQDVISHDNVSVHVNAVVYFRVIDPQKAVIQVENFHMATSQLAQTTLRSVLGGHELDEMLSERERLNSDIQDILDKQTDIWGIKISNVEIKHIDLDESMIRAIAKQAEAERERRAKVINAKGELEASKNILAAAEVISQNPKAIQLRYLQTLSDISNDKTNTVVFPFPTELSSLFDKGLKS; translated from the coding sequence ATGATGTCATTAACTTTTACTTTAATATATATATTAGGTTTTATTCTTGTTTTATTGGTCTTATCTGTAAGAATTTTACGTGAATATGAACGAGCAGTTGTATTTACACTTGGACGTTTTACTGGTGTTAAAGGACCTGGATTAATTATAATAATTCCATTAATTCAACAAACAGTTAGAATAGATTTAAGAACAATTGTTTTAGATGTTCCTACTCAAGATGTAATATCTCATGATAATGTTTCTGTACATGTAAATGCAGTTGTTTATTTTCGAGTAATAGACCCTCAAAAAGCTGTTATACAAGTTGAGAATTTTCATATGGCAACAAGTCAGTTAGCCCAAACTACCTTACGTTCGGTTCTTGGTGGGCATGAACTAGATGAAATGTTAAGTGAGAGAGAAAGATTAAATTCTGATATACAAGATATTTTAGATAAACAAACAGATATTTGGGGAATAAAAATATCAAATGTAGAAATAAAACATATTGATTTAGATGAAAGTATGATTAGAGCAATTGCAAAACAAGCAGAAGCTGAGAGAGAAAGACGTGCAAAAGTTATTAATGCAAAAGGTGAACTTGAAGCTAGTAAAAATATTCTAGCAGCAGCAGAAGTAATTAGTCAAAATCCTAAAGCAATACAATTAAGATATTTGCAAACACTAAGCGATATTTCTAATGATAAAACTAATACTGTTGTATTTCCTTTTCCTACGGAACTTAGTAGTTTATTTGATAAGGGATTAAAGTCTTAA
- a CDS encoding tetrahydrodipicolinate N-succinyltransferase N-terminal domain-containing protein — MAYTKEDFKKLVEDIQAQDWYRNPIGFGIAKVDRGQLDSSKILQATYPLINWEENYGSAAVLLNALKKAGENVDTSGSELVCGISDTFLAECVESFRPYIPEAKGDAHKNVQVISALASLPIDSGLTANDYKVVFIFEDENAQSVEASYLKLYALSTGKAALRSLNLNGIFGQLHNVAWVGNQPIELDWLRENEITLKLSGKYPTIDMVDKFPRFLGHVIPADNTRILETSKVRMGAQLAGGTTVMPGASYINFNAGTEGSVMVEGRISSSAKVGAGSDVGGGASILGVLSGTDGVPVTIGENTLLGANSCTGTAIGDSCILDAGVTILPGTKIALSEKAVAAIKEINPEKEISTSMKGADFLGVNGVHFRVNSTTGQTIAMRSTREVKLNADLH; from the coding sequence ATGGCTTATACAAAAGAAGATTTTAAAAAATTAGTAGAAGATATTCAAGCACAAGATTGGTATAGAAACCCAATTGGATTCGGTATTGCAAAAGTAGATAGAGGACAATTAGATTCTTCTAAAATTTTACAAGCAACTTACCCATTAATTAACTGGGAAGAAAACTACGGAAGTGCTGCTGTATTATTAAACGCTCTTAAAAAAGCAGGAGAAAATGTAGATACAAGTGGTTCTGAATTAGTTTGTGGAATTTCTGATACTTTCTTAGCTGAGTGTGTTGAATCATTCAGACCTTACATCCCAGAAGCAAAGGGTGATGCGCACAAAAATGTTCAAGTAATTTCTGCATTAGCATCTTTACCAATTGATTCAGGATTAACTGCAAATGATTACAAAGTAGTATTTATTTTTGAAGACGAAAATGCACAATCTGTTGAAGCTTCATACTTAAAATTATACGCTTTATCAACTGGAAAAGCAGCTTTAAGATCATTAAACTTAAATGGTATCTTTGGTCAATTACACAATGTTGCATGGGTTGGAAATCAACCAATTGAACTTGACTGGTTAAGAGAAAATGAAATTACATTAAAATTATCTGGTAAATACCCTACAATTGATATGGTAGATAAATTCCCAAGATTCTTAGGACATGTAATTCCTGCTGATAATACTAGAATTTTAGAAACTTCTAAAGTAAGAATGGGTGCACAATTAGCTGGTGGTACAACTGTAATGCCTGGTGCTTCTTACATTAACTTCAATGCTGGAACTGAAGGTTCTGTAATGGTTGAAGGTAGAATTTCTTCTTCTGCTAAAGTTGGTGCTGGTTCTGATGTTGGTGGTGGAGCTTCTATTTTAGGTGTTCTTTCAGGTACTGATGGTGTTCCTGTTACTATTGGAGAAAACACTTTATTAGGTGCTAACTCTTGTACTGGTACTGCTATTGGTGACTCTTGTATCTTAGATGCTGGTGTTACTATCTTACCTGGTACTAAAATTGCATTATCTGAAAAAGCAGTAGCTGCAATTAAAGAAATTAACCCAGAAAAAGAAATTTCAACTTCAATGAAAGGTGCTGATTTCTTAGGTGTTAATGGAGTACACTTCAGAGTTAACTCAACAACTGGTCAAACAATTGCTATGAGATCAACTAGAGAAGTTAAATTAAACGCTGACTTACACTAA
- a CDS encoding ABC-F family ATP-binding cassette domain-containing protein — MIELSNISKSYAHKELFTNLNFRLNQGNKIGLVGRNGSGKSTLFKIILGEEHQDDGEINIPKGYKIGALKQHLVFTEKTVREEGALALGEDDKYSVYKVEKILFGLGFTHEDLDKDPMSFSGGYQIRINLAKLLVTEPNLLLLDEPTNYLDILSLRWLKSFLKSFEGEVIIITHDRDFMDAVTTHTMGLVRRNLEIIPGNTHKFYAQLQSNDEHYEKQKIAQDKKRKELEEFIAKNKTRASTAAQAQSKQKELDKMEDLSSLAHDSTLDFDFNFKDTPAKVLLDVKDVSFGYSLDNILFENISFTLKKGETLGIIGKNGKGKSTLLNTIAGELKQVDGNVDYHGTTTFGHFGQTNIDHLNPANTIMDEIYVGNPKLGEATVRGIAGSMMFSGDDIKKKVSLLSGGEKSRVMLGKILATDVNVLFLDEPTNHLDMESIDSLTSAIEKFDGSCIVVTHSEELLRRVCDRLIIFSKGGADYFDGGYDDFLEKIGWEEEELEEKVKAAPKVNKKENKKLRAQLVQERSKLTSPLKKKVEKLENEIMEIEDKLESEQHELIQASNAGDNSKVIELSQIVTKNEKLVEEKFELLETTQLELDVLMDEYEEKLNNL, encoded by the coding sequence ATGATAGAACTTTCAAATATTTCAAAAAGCTATGCACATAAAGAACTTTTTACAAACCTAAACTTTAGACTTAATCAAGGTAATAAAATTGGTTTAGTAGGAAGAAATGGTAGTGGTAAGTCTACTTTATTTAAAATCATTTTAGGTGAAGAACATCAAGATGATGGAGAGATTAATATTCCAAAGGGATATAAAATCGGAGCGCTTAAACAGCATCTTGTTTTTACTGAGAAAACTGTAAGAGAAGAGGGTGCTTTAGCCCTTGGGGAAGATGATAAATATAGTGTTTATAAAGTTGAAAAGATTTTATTTGGACTAGGATTTACTCATGAGGATTTAGATAAAGATCCTATGAGTTTCTCAGGTGGATATCAAATTAGAATTAATCTTGCAAAACTACTTGTAACAGAACCTAATTTATTATTACTAGATGAGCCTACAAACTACTTGGATATTTTATCACTTAGATGGCTAAAATCCTTCCTTAAAAGCTTTGAAGGTGAAGTTATTATAATCACTCACGATAGAGACTTTATGGATGCTGTTACTACTCATACAATGGGATTAGTGAGAAGAAACTTAGAGATTATTCCTGGAAATACTCATAAGTTCTATGCTCAATTACAAAGTAATGATGAACACTATGAAAAACAAAAAATAGCACAAGATAAAAAAAGAAAAGAACTTGAAGAGTTCATTGCTAAAAATAAGACAAGAGCTTCAACAGCAGCTCAAGCGCAATCAAAACAAAAAGAGCTTGATAAAATGGAAGATTTATCTTCATTAGCTCATGATAGTACATTAGATTTTGATTTTAATTTCAAAGATACTCCTGCAAAAGTATTATTAGATGTTAAAGATGTAAGTTTTGGATACAGTCTTGATAATATACTTTTTGAAAACATTTCATTTACACTTAAAAAAGGTGAAACTTTAGGAATCATTGGAAAAAATGGTAAAGGAAAATCTACTTTATTAAATACAATTGCGGGTGAATTAAAACAAGTAGATGGAAATGTAGATTATCATGGTACCACTACTTTTGGTCACTTTGGACAAACTAATATTGATCATTTAAATCCAGCTAATACAATCATGGATGAGATTTATGTAGGTAATCCAAAACTAGGGGAAGCTACTGTTCGAGGAATTGCAGGTTCTATGATGTTTAGTGGGGATGATATTAAGAAAAAAGTATCATTGCTTTCAGGTGGTGAAAAATCTAGAGTAATGCTTGGTAAAATTCTAGCAACGGATGTAAATGTTTTATTCCTAGATGAGCCTACGAATCACCTTGATATGGAATCTATTGATTCTCTTACAAGTGCTATTGAAAAGTTTGATGGTTCTTGTATCGTTGTAACTCACAGCGAAGAATTATTAAGAAGAGTATGTGATAGATTAATTATATTCTCAAAAGGTGGAGCTGATTATTTTGATGGTGGTTATGATGACTTCTTAGAAAAAATTGGTTGGGAAGAAGAGGAGCTTGAAGAAAAAGTAAAAGCTGCTCCAAAAGTAAATAAAAAAGAGAATAAAAAACTAAGAGCCCAATTAGTTCAAGAAAGAAGTAAATTAACTTCACCTCTTAAGAAAAAAGTTGAAAAGTTAGAAAATGAAATCATGGAGATTGAAGATAAACTTGAATCAGAACAGCATGAACTAATCCAAGCCTCAAATGCAGGTGATAATAGTAAAGTTATTGAGTTATCACAAATAGTTACTAAAAATGAAAAACTTGTAGAAGAGAAGTTTGAATTATTAGAAACTACACAATTAGAATTAGATGTTCTAATGGATGAATACGAAGAAAAATTAAATAACTTATAA
- a CDS encoding MarR family winged helix-turn-helix transcriptional regulator has product MNLSHLKNGIQNIKENTPQIYKDSINISASLFFLKNTMYDEGNKILSDVYNMNQTHLDVLSTLYYLGDEQYTLSPTELYERMLFSSGGMTKVLKQLEEKEYIQRIENSVDKRSKLVQLSQLGKETTVKALGEILELEDTYYSKLNNEEQKNLQALLEKMLS; this is encoded by the coding sequence ATGAATTTATCACACTTAAAAAACGGAATCCAAAATATAAAAGAAAATACACCTCAGATATACAAAGATAGTATTAATATTTCTGCTTCATTATTCTTTTTAAAAAACACGATGTATGATGAGGGGAATAAAATATTAAGTGATGTTTATAATATGAATCAAACACACTTAGATGTATTATCAACACTTTATTACTTAGGTGATGAGCAATATACATTAAGCCCAACAGAACTCTATGAGAGAATGCTTTTTTCATCAGGAGGAATGACAAAGGTTCTTAAACAATTAGAAGAAAAAGAGTATATTCAAAGAATTGAGAATAGTGTAGACAAAAGAAGTAAGCTCGTACAATTAAGTCAACTAGGAAAAGAAACAACTGTTAAAGCTTTAGGAGAGATCTTAGAATTAGAAGATACTTATTATAGTAAACTAAATAATGAAGAACAAAAAAACCTTCAAGCCTTACTAGAAAAAATGCTGTCTTAG